Proteins found in one Pyxidicoccus trucidator genomic segment:
- a CDS encoding DUF2381 family protein: protein MSLPCSWVAVLVVLVGTEAAAQPRVDGRRKAEQVIVLRAGEALAAHVLRVAPDAATLVLFDAPVVRESVDSLSLQSFERAEVTERSLVLRPAEELRPGTSLRLTVRFADGKAPRQVEFELTSDPDAVDTQVEVRRGEKSEAQLVAALAELRGRCAVTEAALAPLRTRCARAGLAGLFVSGELDREWGVTAHRPERRAEAQGVRDAEQATVFRTGGTVMVGMGLENPLGQRPWAADSARLVRLDAEGRPLEEARRLPVALEPERVGPGESAWVAVQWEEPLEAPAAAVRLEVMDAHGRGLRWERLEIVPAVAEPPMAPRSRGRKVAP from the coding sequence TACCTTGCTCGTGGGTTGCCGTATTGGTGGTGCTCGTGGGCACCGAAGCCGCTGCGCAGCCGCGCGTGGACGGACGGCGGAAGGCGGAGCAGGTCATCGTCCTGCGCGCAGGCGAAGCGCTGGCCGCACACGTGCTCCGGGTGGCGCCGGACGCGGCGACCCTGGTCCTCTTCGACGCGCCGGTGGTGCGTGAATCGGTGGATTCCCTGTCGCTCCAGTCCTTTGAGCGCGCCGAGGTGACGGAACGTTCGCTCGTGCTCCGGCCAGCAGAGGAACTGCGCCCAGGTACCTCCCTGCGCCTCACGGTGCGCTTCGCGGACGGCAAGGCGCCGAGGCAGGTGGAATTCGAGCTCACTTCGGACCCGGACGCGGTGGACACGCAGGTGGAGGTGCGGCGCGGGGAGAAGTCGGAAGCGCAGCTGGTCGCGGCCCTGGCAGAGCTGCGCGGGCGCTGTGCCGTGACGGAGGCCGCACTGGCGCCCCTGCGCACCCGATGCGCCCGGGCGGGGCTGGCCGGCCTCTTCGTCTCCGGCGAGTTGGACCGGGAATGGGGCGTGACGGCCCACCGCCCCGAGAGGCGGGCCGAGGCGCAGGGCGTCAGGGATGCGGAGCAAGCCACCGTGTTCCGCACCGGCGGCACGGTCATGGTGGGGATGGGACTGGAAAACCCGCTCGGGCAGCGCCCATGGGCGGCGGACTCGGCGCGGCTGGTGCGGCTGGACGCGGAGGGCCGGCCGCTGGAGGAGGCCCGACGGCTGCCCGTCGCCCTGGAGCCAGAGCGGGTGGGGCCTGGCGAGAGCGCGTGGGTGGCGGTGCAGTGGGAGGAGCCCCTGGAGGCTCCCGCCGCCGCGGTGCGGCTGGAGGTGATGGACGCCCATGGCCGGGGCCTGCGGTGGGAGCGGCTGGAGATTGTGCCTGCGGTGGCGGAGCCCCCCATGGCCCCGCGCTCGCGGGGCCGGAAGGTGGCGCCATGA
- a CDS encoding serine/threonine-protein kinase, with the protein MAPGTRGLSPLTLPEGTRVGRWRVVRQVGQGGFGTVYAVREADAAAGPLYALKLAQTPEDAGFGREAQALRRMSHPGVVRLVEEGLWEAGAAGHPYLVLEYAHGEGLYRWAWLRNPTARQVAGLLLQVAEALEAAHAVGVLHRDFKGGNVVVGPGPRARVLDWGAGLHPEAEALTCTGRMPPGTPLYYSPQVVRWRARALRGGGGRYPYTVADELYAVGVTFHRVLADEYPPLRLEDLEDEDGLEALASGPPALPNPRVPPALAALVMELLAPRPEARPASMAALAARVRGALEGAGAAWDAPLFEWYSGPESQSRTTDEDGGWGPVAPGDEAALLKDRWRRPEAQADRAAARWLRRRHPQALAVQEADAAAQAASEARVPAPASSPVEAKAGARPSPTVPPQPPLSAPTAAPPLAASGGPAAPQAEPVAPGAVPAPPGHRGRSLAVGAVLLAAVVGALVLGRSRVPPASGPVEAVDAKVAPAPRPHHAAAEGAAPASSPPPSPLEPAMPTASAPPGPGPGLVSTLKRGVVAGCAAATLACPGPQVRPTPGTPCPEGALEAMRELRLNVGRQVNIYVNKDKPGSASDPLFVRDGDIVSRVFRSSSLPDGTLIEGRLWTRGERIFGRYTALELPNGRRYPVCLVLCNERGCLKHSASTPEAPALAFAEVFKVVDVFP; encoded by the coding sequence GTGGCGCCGGGGACGCGGGGGCTGTCGCCGCTGACGTTGCCGGAGGGGACGCGGGTGGGGCGCTGGCGGGTGGTGCGGCAGGTGGGCCAGGGCGGCTTCGGCACGGTGTACGCGGTGCGCGAGGCGGACGCCGCGGCCGGGCCGCTGTACGCGCTGAAGCTGGCGCAGACGCCGGAGGACGCGGGCTTCGGACGCGAGGCGCAGGCGCTGCGACGGATGAGTCACCCGGGCGTGGTGCGGCTGGTGGAGGAGGGGCTGTGGGAGGCGGGGGCGGCGGGACACCCATACCTGGTGCTGGAGTACGCGCACGGCGAGGGCCTCTACCGCTGGGCCTGGCTGCGCAACCCCACCGCGCGGCAGGTGGCCGGGCTGCTGCTGCAGGTGGCCGAGGCGCTGGAGGCGGCCCACGCGGTGGGCGTGCTGCACCGAGACTTCAAGGGCGGCAATGTGGTGGTGGGGCCGGGCCCGCGCGCGCGGGTGCTGGACTGGGGCGCGGGCCTGCACCCCGAGGCGGAGGCCCTCACCTGCACCGGGCGCATGCCGCCGGGCACGCCCCTCTACTACAGCCCCCAGGTCGTGCGCTGGCGAGCGCGCGCCCTGCGCGGCGGAGGCGGGCGTTACCCGTACACGGTGGCGGACGAGTTGTACGCGGTGGGCGTCACCTTCCACCGGGTGCTGGCGGACGAGTACCCGCCGCTGCGGCTGGAGGACCTGGAGGACGAGGACGGCCTGGAGGCGCTGGCCTCCGGGCCGCCGGCCCTGCCCAACCCGCGCGTGCCCCCGGCGCTGGCGGCGCTCGTCATGGAACTGCTGGCGCCCCGGCCCGAGGCGCGCCCGGCCAGCATGGCCGCGCTGGCCGCCCGGGTGCGCGGGGCGCTGGAGGGCGCGGGGGCGGCGTGGGACGCGCCCCTCTTCGAGTGGTACTCCGGCCCTGAGAGCCAGTCGCGCACCACGGACGAGGACGGCGGGTGGGGGCCGGTGGCGCCCGGCGACGAGGCCGCCCTCCTCAAGGACCGGTGGCGGCGGCCCGAGGCGCAGGCGGACAGGGCCGCCGCGCGCTGGCTTCGGCGGCGTCACCCGCAGGCGCTGGCCGTGCAGGAAGCGGACGCGGCGGCGCAAGCCGCTTCCGAGGCCCGCGTCCCCGCCCCGGCGTCCTCGCCGGTGGAGGCGAAGGCCGGGGCGCGTCCGTCCCCGACAGTCCCGCCCCAGCCGCCCCTGTCGGCGCCAACGGCGGCGCCCCCGCTGGCGGCCAGTGGAGGCCCGGCCGCGCCTCAGGCGGAGCCGGTGGCGCCGGGGGCCGTGCCTGCTCCACCTGGGCATCGGGGCCGGAGCCTGGCCGTGGGCGCGGTGCTGCTGGCGGCGGTGGTGGGCGCGCTGGTGCTGGGGCGCTCCCGGGTGCCGCCCGCTTCCGGTCCCGTTGAGGCGGTGGACGCCAAAGTGGCGCCTGCGCCCAGGCCCCACCATGCTGCCGCCGAGGGGGCGGCTCCCGCTTCCTCTCCGCCCCCTTCTCCCCTGGAGCCCGCCATGCCCACCGCCTCCGCCCCGCCCGGCCCCGGACCGGGCCTCGTCTCCACCCTCAAGCGCGGCGTGGTGGCCGGTTGCGCCGCGGCCACCCTGGCCTGCCCGGGCCCCCAGGTGCGGCCCACGCCCGGCACGCCCTGTCCGGAGGGGGCGCTCGAGGCCATGAGGGAGCTCCGGCTCAACGTGGGGCGGCAGGTCAACATCTACGTGAACAAGGACAAGCCCGGCAGCGCGTCCGATCCGCTCTTCGTGCGCGACGGCGACATCGTCAGCCGCGTCTTCAGAAGCTCCTCGCTGCCGGACGGCACGCTGATAGAGGGCCGGCTGTGGACGCGGGGAGAAAGAATCTTTGGCCGCTACACGGCGCTGGAGCTGCCCAACGGGCGGCGCTACCCCGTCTGCCTCGTGCTGTGCAATGAGCGAGGCTGCCTGAAGCACTCCGCGTCCACGCCGGAGGCCCCCGCCCTCGCATTCGCGGAGGTCTTCAAGGTGGTGGACGTCTTCCCCTGA